One genomic region from Daphnia magna isolate NIES linkage group LG10, ASM2063170v1.1, whole genome shotgun sequence encodes:
- the LOC116935024 gene encoding uncharacterized protein LOC116935024 isoform X1, with the protein MNEECSGNIPHALEETESPSSSPAKESELRSPSPPIVESSLMDHDDFHSALEQNVLQEFNNVHFTSKNLTQKPMCKETAFESWKSKQEIVYGSLVDSYTANQNLCGLCKAISGYGIIKCKDCCNYLCFSCDRKRHSYDPSHQRMYFKTDSSFKSLLPTEFITSRGEVVEQRVHVPLFPPPICTECDSRETSCLIASSKSCYVVTRKGRLDLNLPVFHCQNCEKSTFPTVEDYISSGFWPGTPERFTVLFHQDVLEFWHHLRLLTKNVVSIMLRVVFFHRYKE; encoded by the exons ATGAACGAAG AATGTTCAGGTAACATCCCACATGCTCTAGAGGAAACTGAATCTCCATCATCTTCACCAGCAAAGGAAAGTGAGCTTCGATCACCTTCACCACCAATCGTGGAAAGTTCACTCATGGACCATG ATGATTTTCACAGTGCTTTAGAGCAGAATGTTTTACAAGAATTCAACAACGTTCACTTCACGTCCAAAAACTTAACGCAGAAACCAATGTGTAAAGAAACTGCTTTTGAATCATGGAAATCCAAACAAGAAATCGTTTATGGATCTCTAGTGGATTCATACACAGCAAACCAGAATCTTTGTGGCCTTTGCAAGGCAATTTCTGGATATGGAATCATCAAATGTAAGGACTGTTGCAATTACCTCTGTTTTAGTTGTGACAGAAAGCGGCATTCGTACGATCCATCCCATCAAAGGATGTATTTTAAGACAGATTCATCTTTCAAATCATTGCTTCCTACTGAATTTATCACTTCTCGTGGAGAAGTCGTCGAGCAAC GGGTTCATGTGCCGCTTTTTCCTCCCCCGATTTGCACCGAATGTGATAGCCGGGAAACAAGTTGCCTCATCGCAAGCTCAAAATCATGCTACGTAGTCACCAGAAAAG GTAGATTGGACTTAAACTTACCAGTGTTCCATTGCCAAAACTGCGAAAAGTCAACTTTCCCTACCGTAGAAGATTACATTTCATCCGGATTTTGGCCTGGGACGCCAGAGCGATTTACCGTCTTGTTTCATCAGGATGTTTTGGAATTCTGGCATCATCTCAGGCTTCTGACGAAGAATGTTGTGTCTATCATGTTACGTGTAGTTTTTTTCCATCGCtacaaagaataa
- the LOC116935024 gene encoding uncharacterized protein LOC116935024 isoform X2: MNEGNIPHALEETESPSSSPAKESELRSPSPPIVESSLMDHDDFHSALEQNVLQEFNNVHFTSKNLTQKPMCKETAFESWKSKQEIVYGSLVDSYTANQNLCGLCKAISGYGIIKCKDCCNYLCFSCDRKRHSYDPSHQRMYFKTDSSFKSLLPTEFITSRGEVVEQRVHVPLFPPPICTECDSRETSCLIASSKSCYVVTRKGRLDLNLPVFHCQNCEKSTFPTVEDYISSGFWPGTPERFTVLFHQDVLEFWHHLRLLTKNVVSIMLRVVFFHRYKE; the protein is encoded by the exons ATGAACGAAG GTAACATCCCACATGCTCTAGAGGAAACTGAATCTCCATCATCTTCACCAGCAAAGGAAAGTGAGCTTCGATCACCTTCACCACCAATCGTGGAAAGTTCACTCATGGACCATG ATGATTTTCACAGTGCTTTAGAGCAGAATGTTTTACAAGAATTCAACAACGTTCACTTCACGTCCAAAAACTTAACGCAGAAACCAATGTGTAAAGAAACTGCTTTTGAATCATGGAAATCCAAACAAGAAATCGTTTATGGATCTCTAGTGGATTCATACACAGCAAACCAGAATCTTTGTGGCCTTTGCAAGGCAATTTCTGGATATGGAATCATCAAATGTAAGGACTGTTGCAATTACCTCTGTTTTAGTTGTGACAGAAAGCGGCATTCGTACGATCCATCCCATCAAAGGATGTATTTTAAGACAGATTCATCTTTCAAATCATTGCTTCCTACTGAATTTATCACTTCTCGTGGAGAAGTCGTCGAGCAAC GGGTTCATGTGCCGCTTTTTCCTCCCCCGATTTGCACCGAATGTGATAGCCGGGAAACAAGTTGCCTCATCGCAAGCTCAAAATCATGCTACGTAGTCACCAGAAAAG GTAGATTGGACTTAAACTTACCAGTGTTCCATTGCCAAAACTGCGAAAAGTCAACTTTCCCTACCGTAGAAGATTACATTTCATCCGGATTTTGGCCTGGGACGCCAGAGCGATTTACCGTCTTGTTTCATCAGGATGTTTTGGAATTCTGGCATCATCTCAGGCTTCTGACGAAGAATGTTGTGTCTATCATGTTACGTGTAGTTTTTTTCCATCGCtacaaagaataa